Proteins from a genomic interval of Hydrogenophaga sp. PAMC20947:
- a CDS encoding metal ABC transporter permease: MNDNTLLIGPFIEFAFMRQALLGCLALSLSAAPVGVFLMLRRMSLTGDAMAHAILPGAAIGYLMFGLSLMAMTVGGIIAGLTVAVGSGLVARNTLIREDTSLAAFYLLSLALGVLIVSVRGNNVDLLHVLFGTVLALDGPALTLLWSITAVTLLTLFIIRRPLMLECLDPGFLRQVSRWSPVAHYGFLGLLVINLVAGFHALGTLMAVGIMVLPAASARFWVRRIGPMLLIATGLALLASAGGLLISYHADWPTSPVIVLSLGLVYLLSLFLAPNGLLRQQRAAQTHLKA; encoded by the coding sequence ATGAACGACAACACCCTGCTCATCGGCCCCTTCATCGAATTCGCCTTCATGCGCCAGGCACTGCTGGGCTGCCTGGCGCTCTCGCTCAGCGCCGCGCCAGTGGGCGTATTCCTGATGTTGCGGCGCATGAGCCTGACCGGCGATGCCATGGCCCACGCCATCCTGCCCGGCGCGGCGATCGGGTACCTGATGTTTGGCCTCTCGCTCATGGCCATGACGGTGGGCGGCATCATCGCCGGCCTGACCGTGGCGGTGGGCTCTGGCCTGGTGGCGCGCAACACCCTCATCCGGGAAGACACCTCGCTCGCCGCTTTCTACCTGCTCTCGCTGGCGCTGGGCGTACTCATCGTGTCGGTGCGTGGCAACAACGTGGATCTGCTGCATGTGCTGTTTGGCACCGTGCTGGCACTGGACGGACCGGCGCTCACACTGCTGTGGAGCATCACCGCGGTGACGCTGCTGACCCTGTTCATCATCCGCCGCCCGTTGATGCTGGAATGCCTGGACCCTGGATTTCTGCGCCAGGTCAGCCGCTGGAGCCCGGTGGCGCACTACGGGTTTCTGGGCCTGCTGGTCATCAACCTGGTGGCTGGTTTTCATGCGCTGGGCACTTTGATGGCCGTGGGCATCATGGTCTTGCCCGCCGCGAGCGCGCGGTTCTGGGTGCGCCGCATCGGTCCCATGTTGCTCATCGCCACCGGCCTTGCCCTGCTGGCCAGCGCCGGCGGCCTGTTGATTTCGTACCACGCCGACTGGCCCACCAGCCCCGTGATTGTGTTGAGCCTGGGCCTGGTTTACCTGCTCTCCCTGTTCTTGGCCCCCAACGGCTTACTGCGCCAGCAACGCGCCGCGCAGACACACCTGAAAGCCTGA
- a CDS encoding gamma-glutamylcyclotransferase family protein, which yields MQSLVFVYGTLKEGFPNFPYNPGRRVAGTYRTRQPFPFYVVQLSDEDRAPWLMNNPGQGIQVSGQVFEVDAATLQAMDVFEEVGLPTGYVRVELELEPVDQAGAMLRAHVYMKEEHQMVECLVIEGPFAEYTPELAVGYRLEQ from the coding sequence ATGCAATCTCTCGTTTTCGTCTACGGAACCCTGAAAGAAGGCTTTCCCAATTTCCCGTACAACCCTGGCCGCCGCGTGGCGGGCACCTACCGAACGCGGCAACCATTTCCGTTTTACGTCGTCCAGCTGTCCGACGAAGACAGAGCGCCCTGGCTCATGAACAACCCAGGGCAGGGCATTCAGGTGTCGGGCCAGGTGTTTGAGGTAGATGCAGCCACTTTGCAGGCCATGGACGTGTTCGAAGAGGTGGGCCTGCCCACGGGCTATGTGCGGGTTGAGCTGGAGTTGGAGCCTGTCGATCAAGCCGGCGCCATGTTGCGCGCCCACGTTTACATGAAAGAAGAACACCAGATGGTTGAGTGTCTCGTCATCGAGGGGCCTTTTGCGGAATACACGCCGGAGCTGGCTGTGGGTTACAGGCTGGAGCAGTAA
- the msrA gene encoding peptide-methionine (S)-S-oxide reductase MsrA, with protein sequence MSNPTNNTQTLVLGGGCFWCTESVYKNVKGVTDVESGYSNGQETAPSYEMVCTGRTGCNEVVKLEYDPAQISTREILEIFFVVHDATTLNRQGNDTGTQYRSGIYFTSPEQQQTAQALIDELTKDDAFGSPIVTELLPLAHYFPAEEYHQDFFERNPNQGYCMAVAAPKVAKFRKTFARLAK encoded by the coding sequence ATGAGCAATCCAACCAACAACACGCAAACCCTCGTTCTGGGCGGCGGCTGCTTCTGGTGCACCGAGAGCGTTTACAAAAACGTCAAAGGCGTGACCGATGTCGAATCGGGTTACAGCAACGGCCAGGAAACCGCGCCCAGCTACGAAATGGTGTGCACCGGGCGCACGGGTTGCAACGAGGTGGTGAAACTCGAATACGACCCAGCCCAGATCAGCACCCGCGAGATCCTGGAAATCTTCTTCGTGGTGCACGACGCCACCACGCTCAACCGCCAGGGCAACGACACCGGCACGCAATACCGCAGCGGCATCTACTTCACCAGCCCTGAGCAGCAGCAAACCGCCCAGGCATTGATCGACGAGCTCACCAAAGACGACGCCTTTGGCAGTCCCATCGTGACCGAGTTGCTGCCGCTGGCCCACTATTTTCCGGCCGAGGAGTACCACCAGGACTTCTTTGAGCGCAACCCGAACCAGGGTTATTGCATGGCCGTGGCCGCGCCCAAGGTGGCGAAGTTTCGCAAGACGTTTGCGCGGTTGGCGAAGTAA
- a CDS encoding MFS transporter: protein MKNLAPNPHHPYAVPNAVPALLAIFLAVFLSALDTAIANTALPAISADLRAGAAASVWVVNAYQLAVVAVLLPFAALGDFWGPRRVFLMGLVVFTVGSLGCALSTSLPALSLARVVQGVGAGGIMAVNLALVRLIFAPGQLGRGVGLNAFVVGLGFSLGPTVASLVLSVVSWPWLFGINVPLGILGWVLGRRAIPHSPAHSASHRFDPAMAVLAGLTFAGFTLAISLAGQRASLALVLSAVSVCLVCGVALLRRQSGHPAPMLPVDLLARPLFSLSVLTSICSFATQGLAFVSLPFYFETVLHRDPIQTGFLMSSWAVVVAGIAPFAGRWSDRYAPATMGGVGMAILSLGMVSLALMPADASVTGIVLRMAVCGLGFGLFQSPNLRAIMSSAPGERAGGASGMVALSRLTGQTGGAAMVALCLSLGGTSGAGWALSLGAATAALAAAFSASRLWAK, encoded by the coding sequence TTGAAGAACCTCGCTCCCAACCCCCACCATCCCTACGCGGTCCCCAATGCGGTGCCCGCGTTGCTGGCCATCTTTTTGGCGGTGTTCCTGAGTGCGCTGGACACCGCCATCGCCAACACCGCCTTGCCTGCCATCAGCGCCGACTTGCGCGCTGGCGCTGCCGCCTCGGTTTGGGTGGTCAATGCCTACCAATTGGCGGTGGTGGCGGTTTTGTTGCCCTTTGCCGCCTTGGGTGACTTTTGGGGGCCGCGCCGGGTTTTCTTGATGGGTCTGGTTGTGTTCACGGTGGGCTCACTGGGTTGCGCGCTGTCAACTTCATTGCCTGCACTATCGCTGGCGCGTGTGGTTCAAGGCGTTGGCGCTGGCGGCATCATGGCCGTGAATCTGGCGCTGGTCCGGTTGATTTTTGCGCCCGGCCAGCTGGGTCGTGGCGTGGGTTTGAATGCTTTTGTGGTGGGGCTCGGGTTCAGTTTGGGGCCCACGGTGGCGTCGTTGGTTTTGTCCGTGGTCTCTTGGCCCTGGCTTTTTGGCATCAATGTGCCGCTGGGCATTCTGGGCTGGGTGCTGGGCCGCAGAGCCATTCCGCACAGCCCTGCGCACAGCGCCAGCCACCGCTTTGATCCCGCCATGGCGGTGCTGGCCGGACTTACCTTTGCGGGCTTCACATTGGCCATTTCCCTGGCCGGCCAAAGAGCGTCTTTGGCCCTTGTGTTGTCTGCCGTTTCGGTGTGCTTGGTGTGTGGAGTGGCGCTGCTGCGGCGGCAATCTGGCCACCCTGCGCCCATGTTGCCTGTGGATCTGTTGGCGCGCCCCCTGTTCAGCTTGTCGGTGTTGACATCGATTTGCTCGTTTGCCACCCAGGGGCTGGCTTTTGTGTCGCTGCCGTTTTACTTTGAAACTGTGTTGCACCGCGACCCCATTCAAACAGGGTTTTTGATGTCGTCTTGGGCTGTGGTGGTGGCGGGCATTGCCCCGTTTGCAGGGCGCTGGTCTGACCGCTACGCGCCAGCCACCATGGGCGGTGTGGGCATGGCCATTTTGAGCCTGGGCATGGTCTCCCTTGCGCTCATGCCGGCCGATGCGTCGGTGACGGGCATTGTGCTGCGCATGGCTGTGTGCGGCCTGGGGTTTGGCCTGTTTCAATCACCCAACTTGAGAGCCATCATGTCCAGCGCGCCCGGCGAGCGCGCCGGCGGCGCCAGCGGCATGGTGGCTTTGTCGAGGCTCACCGGTCAAACCGGCGGCGCAGCGATGGTGGCCTTGTGTCTGAGCTTGGGCGGCACCAGCGGTGCGGGCTGGGCGCTGAGCCTTGGCGCAGCGACCGCTGCCCTTGCTGCCGCTTTCAGTGCCAGTCGCTTGTGGGCCAAATGA
- a CDS encoding GNAT family N-acetyltransferase codes for MEITWSNTLDDIDWSELEALYRAAPLGNKNAIDLKTVFTNSRFCCFALEGDRIAGAGRALADGVDCAYLCDVAVVPQFQGTGLGKEIVNRLVASAEGHKKIILYAVPGKEPFYRKFGFRRMLTAMAIFESAGQAVERGYVEDV; via the coding sequence TTGGAAATAACCTGGTCAAACACGCTCGATGACATTGACTGGAGCGAGCTCGAGGCGCTCTACAGAGCTGCGCCGCTCGGGAACAAGAACGCCATCGATCTAAAGACGGTTTTCACCAATAGCCGTTTTTGCTGTTTCGCTCTGGAGGGCGATCGAATCGCTGGTGCGGGAAGGGCTCTTGCCGACGGTGTCGATTGCGCTTACCTCTGCGACGTGGCGGTAGTGCCTCAGTTTCAGGGCACAGGCCTTGGCAAAGAGATTGTCAACCGGTTGGTGGCTTCTGCTGAGGGGCACAAGAAGATCATTCTTTATGCTGTGCCGGGCAAAGAGCCGTTCTATCGAAAATTCGGGTTCAGGCGCATGTTGACCGCGATGGCGATTTTCGAGAGCGCTGGGCAAGCGGTCGAACGCGGTTACGTCGAAGATGTCTGA
- a CDS encoding metal ABC transporter substrate-binding protein produces MHHPALRSHRRHALNALIGLVSLTLLPSLTLAQTTTPARAVASFSILGDLVRQVGGERVAVDVLVGPGADAHVFQPTPTQAKLVGQADILFSNGLGFEGWMERLLNTASYKGRHVITSRGIEPIEGDDHDEQEDHEKEKNGHSDHGHHEDADPHAWQSVPNVMVYVGNIAKGLCEADPAGCELYQRNALRYRAELQALDSDIRAQWKAIPVAQRKVITSHDAFGYYAQAYGVKFLAPQGVNTDSEASAKGVAQLVRQIKKEKIKALFVESISDPRLIAQIGRETGVKPAGELFSDSLSAPAGAAPDYLSMMRHNTVALTKAIPGY; encoded by the coding sequence ATGCACCACCCTGCCCTTCGCTCCCACCGCCGCCATGCCCTGAACGCCCTCATCGGCCTGGTCTCGCTCACCCTGCTGCCTTCGTTGACGCTGGCGCAGACCACCACGCCCGCCCGGGCCGTGGCCAGTTTCAGCATCCTCGGCGACCTGGTCAGACAGGTCGGGGGAGAGCGTGTCGCGGTGGATGTGCTGGTGGGACCTGGCGCCGATGCCCATGTATTCCAGCCCACGCCCACCCAAGCCAAGTTGGTAGGGCAGGCCGACATCCTGTTTTCCAACGGCTTGGGCTTTGAAGGGTGGATGGAGCGCCTGCTCAACACCGCCAGCTACAAGGGCCGCCATGTGATCACCAGCCGGGGTATTGAACCCATCGAGGGAGACGACCATGACGAGCAAGAAGACCACGAGAAGGAGAAAAACGGCCACTCAGACCACGGCCATCACGAAGACGCTGACCCCCACGCCTGGCAAAGTGTGCCCAACGTGATGGTCTACGTGGGCAACATCGCCAAAGGCCTGTGTGAAGCCGACCCCGCCGGCTGCGAGCTGTACCAGCGCAATGCCCTGCGCTACCGGGCCGAACTCCAGGCACTGGACTCCGACATCCGCGCCCAGTGGAAGGCCATTCCCGTGGCGCAACGCAAGGTCATTACCTCGCACGACGCTTTTGGCTACTACGCCCAAGCCTACGGCGTGAAGTTTCTGGCGCCACAAGGCGTGAACACGGACAGCGAAGCGTCGGCCAAAGGTGTGGCCCAACTGGTCCGCCAGATCAAAAAGGAAAAGATCAAGGCCTTGTTTGTGGAAAGCATTTCCGACCCGCGGCTGATCGCACAGATCGGGCGAGAGACCGGTGTCAAACCTGCAGGTGAGCTATTTTCTGACTCGCTGTCTGCACCCGCCGGCGCAGCCCCGGACTACCTGAGCATGATGCGCCACAACACCGTGGCGCTGACAAAGGCCATTCCGGGCTATTGA
- a CDS encoding ABC transporter ATP-binding protein yields the protein MPHPSPAARFNAPTVVLQDLTLGYERHPAVHHLSVRIEPGSLLAVVGPNGAGKSTLIKALAGTMRPLSGTIEGLAPPQRVAWLPQHSELDSSFPIDVRGMVAMGLWHRMGALGRFTAELTQRCDQALAAVGLAGFERRGLDTLSGGQLQRARFARLILQDAPVVLLDEPFSAVDQRTTADLLGLLHQWHEAGKTVVAVSHDLAQVRAHFPLTLLLAREPVAYGPTEQVLTEANWANATAMREPLDDGAPECAPEGTHHHDHTDESVQHNAAFAKATP from the coding sequence GTGCCCCACCCTTCCCCCGCCGCCCGCTTCAACGCACCCACCGTCGTCTTGCAGGACCTCACCTTGGGCTACGAGCGCCACCCTGCCGTGCACCACCTGAGTGTGCGCATCGAGCCGGGCTCGCTGCTGGCCGTTGTGGGTCCCAACGGTGCGGGCAAAAGCACCTTGATCAAGGCGCTCGCAGGCACCATGCGGCCGCTCAGCGGCACGATCGAAGGCTTGGCGCCACCGCAGCGCGTGGCGTGGTTGCCACAGCACAGCGAGCTCGACAGCAGCTTTCCGATTGATGTGCGAGGCATGGTGGCCATGGGGTTGTGGCACCGCATGGGCGCACTGGGGCGCTTCACCGCCGAGCTAACGCAGCGCTGTGATCAGGCCCTGGCCGCCGTGGGCCTGGCCGGGTTTGAGCGGCGCGGGCTCGACACCTTGTCCGGCGGCCAACTGCAGCGCGCCCGGTTCGCGCGGCTGATCCTGCAAGACGCGCCGGTGGTGTTGCTCGACGAACCCTTTTCCGCCGTCGACCAGCGCACCACCGCCGACCTGCTTGGGTTGCTGCACCAGTGGCATGAGGCCGGCAAGACGGTGGTGGCGGTGTCGCACGATCTGGCCCAGGTACGCGCGCATTTCCCCCTGACGCTGTTGCTGGCGCGGGAGCCGGTCGCGTACGGCCCCACCGAACAGGTGCTGACCGAGGCGAACTGGGCAAACGCGACCGCCATGCGCGAACCGCTCGACGACGGGGCACCCGAGTGCGCGCCCGAAGGCACCCACCACCACGATCACACCGACGAATCGGTGCAGCACAACGCGGCGTTTGCCAAGGCCACGCCATGA
- a CDS encoding VOC family protein — protein sequence MFNHIMIGANDIERSKRFYDAALGVLGVGEPLRNVANSGHTRLFYRHDGGTFCISEPINGESATSANGGTIGFKCTSPEQVKSFHDVAVAHGGTSIEDAPGLRDGAMGALYLSYVRDPDGNKLCALYRP from the coding sequence ATGTTCAATCACATCATGATCGGTGCCAACGATATCGAGCGCTCGAAGCGGTTCTATGACGCGGCACTGGGGGTGCTCGGTGTGGGCGAGCCGCTGCGCAACGTGGCCAACAGCGGCCACACCCGGCTCTTTTACCGCCACGATGGCGGAACGTTTTGCATCAGCGAGCCCATCAATGGTGAGTCGGCAACCTCTGCCAACGGCGGCACCATTGGTTTCAAGTGCACTTCGCCCGAGCAGGTGAAGTCGTTTCACGATGTGGCTGTGGCGCATGGTGGCACCTCGATTGAGGACGCTCCTGGTCTGCGCGATGGCGCCATGGGTGCGCTGTACCTGTCTTATGTGCGCGATCCTGACGGCAACAAGCTGTGTGCGCTGTACCGACCTTAA
- a CDS encoding zinc ribbon domain-containing protein YjdM: protein MTHLPPCPQCQSTLTYEDGAMLVCPECAHEWSPAAAVEGDATPESSALIVKDAHGALLADGDAVVLVKDLKIKGSSSVAKVGTKVKGIRLVEGDHNIDCKIAGFGAMQLKSEFVKKA, encoded by the coding sequence ATGACCCATTTGCCTCCTTGCCCCCAGTGCCAATCGACCTTGACCTACGAAGACGGCGCCATGCTGGTTTGTCCCGAATGCGCTCACGAGTGGTCGCCCGCCGCCGCGGTCGAAGGGGATGCGACGCCGGAGAGCTCCGCGCTGATCGTGAAAGATGCCCACGGCGCGCTGCTGGCCGATGGCGATGCCGTGGTGCTGGTCAAAGACTTGAAGATCAAAGGCTCGTCTTCGGTCGCTAAGGTGGGCACCAAGGTCAAAGGCATACGCCTGGTCGAAGGCGATCACAACATCGATTGCAAGATTGCTGGTTTTGGCGCGATGCAGTTGAAGTCGGAGTTCGTGAAGAAGGCTTGA
- a CDS encoding LysR family transcriptional regulator, translating to MEFRHLRCFTVLAEELHFGRAAQRMSMTQPPLSLNIQQLEASVGARLFERNSRGVSLTAAGEAFLPKAVALLEQAAQAAREARDVGQGLAGQLQIGFAGTVLYRGLPQMLRNFAAGHPRLRLMLRELSSAEQLADLVRDRLDLGFVHTTRVPAGFSQILVSSQPFVACLPVNHAQAKSKSLTLESLRGDPFAIVMRAVSPDYHDRILSACGDAGFEPVLGYELRHWLSVVSVIAQGLGVGLVPAALQQAGLPGVAFVPLARPLSPYDTHCLWRTERDQSALGAFLATVRGAAKPVHHSALTSKGEKP from the coding sequence ATGGAATTCCGACATCTGCGTTGTTTTACGGTCTTGGCCGAAGAGCTGCACTTCGGCCGCGCTGCCCAGCGCATGTCCATGACGCAGCCGCCGCTTTCGCTCAACATCCAGCAGCTGGAGGCTTCCGTGGGCGCGCGGCTGTTTGAACGCAACAGCCGAGGCGTGAGCCTCACTGCCGCGGGAGAGGCTTTCTTGCCCAAGGCGGTGGCGCTGCTGGAGCAGGCGGCTCAGGCAGCGCGCGAGGCCCGCGATGTGGGCCAGGGTCTGGCCGGGCAGCTGCAAATCGGCTTTGCGGGCACGGTACTGTACCGCGGCTTGCCGCAGATGCTGAGGAACTTTGCAGCCGGCCACCCCCGCTTGCGGCTGATGTTGCGCGAACTCAGCTCAGCCGAACAGCTTGCCGATCTGGTGCGCGACCGGCTGGATCTGGGCTTTGTGCACACCACGCGGGTACCGGCTGGCTTTTCTCAGATTCTGGTGTCGAGCCAGCCGTTTGTGGCCTGTTTGCCGGTGAACCATGCCCAGGCGAAAAGCAAGTCTCTGACGCTGGAGAGTCTGCGCGGCGATCCCTTTGCCATCGTGATGCGCGCTGTTTCGCCCGATTACCACGACCGCATTCTTTCGGCGTGCGGCGACGCGGGTTTTGAGCCGGTGCTGGGTTACGAGCTGCGCCATTGGCTCAGCGTGGTGTCGGTGATCGCGCAGGGGCTGGGTGTGGGCCTGGTGCCGGCTGCTTTGCAGCAAGCGGGCTTGCCGGGCGTGGCGTTCGTGCCCCTGGCGCGCCCGCTCTCGCCCTACGACACGCATTGCCTGTGGCGCACCGAGCGCGACCAGTCTGCCCTGGGGGCATTTCTGGCCACAGTGCGAGGGGCGGCCAAACCGGTGCACCATAGCGCCCTGACTTCCAAAGGAGAAAAACCATGA
- a CDS encoding EamA family transporter: MPFNHLLLALAVVFVWGTNFVVIRWGLDGLPPFLFATLRFTFSALPWLLFIPRPKAPWHKMAAFGMLLGVGQFGLLFLAIRSDISPGLASLVVQLQVFFTIGLSLYFMGEKVRGYQITGLLLAVAGLGVIGAHLNATVTLLGVALVLMAGFFWACANLVVKSIGRVNMLHFVVWSSIFAVPPLFALSWLFEGPPASMWHLLQQASALTWASVAWQAVGNSLFGFGVWNWLLSRHPAAVVTPMALLVPVFGMSASALALGEPMQPWKLGAGALVLAGLAVIVLWPRLTRPRRAIVDAR; the protein is encoded by the coding sequence TTGCCCTTCAACCACCTGCTCCTCGCCCTCGCTGTCGTGTTTGTCTGGGGCACCAATTTTGTGGTCATCCGCTGGGGGCTGGACGGTTTGCCGCCTTTCCTGTTTGCCACGCTGCGCTTCACCTTTTCAGCCCTGCCCTGGCTGCTCTTCATTCCGAGGCCCAAGGCCCCCTGGCACAAGATGGCGGCCTTCGGCATGTTGTTGGGCGTGGGCCAATTCGGCTTGCTCTTTCTGGCCATTCGCAGCGACATTTCACCCGGCCTGGCGTCGCTGGTGGTGCAGTTGCAGGTGTTTTTCACCATCGGCTTGTCGCTGTATTTCATGGGCGAGAAAGTGCGCGGTTACCAGATCACCGGCTTGCTGTTGGCCGTGGCTGGCCTGGGCGTGATCGGCGCGCACCTGAACGCCACCGTCACCCTGCTGGGCGTCGCCCTGGTGCTGATGGCCGGCTTTTTCTGGGCCTGCGCCAACCTGGTGGTGAAGTCCATCGGGCGCGTGAATATGCTGCATTTCGTGGTCTGGAGCAGCATCTTTGCTGTGCCACCGCTGTTTGCGCTGTCGTGGCTCTTTGAAGGTCCCCCAGCAAGCATGTGGCACCTGTTGCAGCAAGCCAGCGCCCTCACCTGGGCCAGCGTCGCCTGGCAGGCCGTGGGCAATTCGCTGTTTGGTTTCGGCGTCTGGAACTGGCTGCTCTCGCGCCACCCTGCCGCCGTCGTCACCCCCATGGCCCTGCTCGTGCCCGTGTTTGGCATGAGCGCTTCGGCTCTGGCTTTGGGCGAACCGATGCAACCATGGAAGCTGGGGGCGGGCGCTTTGGTCTTGGCCGGTCTGGCGGTGATTGTGTTGTGGCCAAGGCTCACCCGACCCCGTCGAGCCATCGTCGACGCACGCTAG
- a CDS encoding acyl-CoA dehydrogenase, which produces MASSSKASFSWEDPFHLASQLTDDERQVQDAARAYCQEKLLPRVTEAFRHEKTDVAIFREMGALGLLGPTIPEQYGGSGLNYVCYGLVAREVERVDSGYRSMMSVQSSLVMVPINEFGTEAQKQKYLPKLATGEWIGCFGLTEPNHGSDPGSMVTRAKKVDGGYSLSGSKMWITNSPIADVFVVWAKDEGGQIRGFILDKGAKGLSAPAIHSKVGLRASITGEIVMDEVFCPEENAFPDVRGLKGPFTCLNSARYGIAWGALGAAEDCYFRARQYVMDRQQFGRPLAANQLIQKKLADMLTEISLGLQGCLRLGRMKDEGTAAVEITSILKRNSCGKSLDIARMARDMMGGNGISDEFGVARHLVNLEVVNTYEGTHDVHALILGRAITGIAAFSN; this is translated from the coding sequence ATGGCCAGTTCATCCAAAGCCAGCTTCAGCTGGGAAGACCCTTTTCATCTCGCCTCCCAGCTCACCGACGACGAGCGCCAGGTGCAAGACGCGGCCCGCGCCTACTGCCAGGAAAAACTGCTGCCCCGGGTGACCGAGGCTTTCCGCCACGAGAAGACCGATGTGGCCATCTTTCGTGAGATGGGCGCGCTCGGCTTGCTCGGTCCCACCATTCCCGAGCAATACGGCGGCAGCGGCCTGAACTACGTTTGCTACGGGCTGGTGGCCCGCGAAGTGGAGCGCGTGGATTCGGGTTACCGCTCCATGATGAGCGTGCAAAGCTCGCTGGTCATGGTGCCGATCAACGAATTCGGCACCGAAGCGCAAAAGCAGAAGTACCTGCCCAAGCTCGCCACCGGCGAGTGGATCGGCTGCTTCGGTCTGACCGAGCCCAACCACGGCTCCGACCCCGGCTCCATGGTCACCCGCGCCAAGAAGGTCGATGGCGGCTACTCCTTGAGCGGCTCCAAGATGTGGATCACCAACAGCCCGATTGCGGATGTGTTCGTGGTCTGGGCCAAAGACGAAGGCGGCCAGATCCGCGGCTTCATTCTGGACAAAGGCGCCAAGGGCCTGAGCGCCCCGGCCATCCACAGCAAAGTGGGCCTGCGCGCGTCGATCACCGGCGAAATCGTGATGGACGAAGTGTTCTGCCCTGAAGAAAACGCCTTCCCCGACGTGCGCGGCCTCAAAGGCCCCTTCACCTGCCTCAACAGCGCGCGCTACGGCATCGCCTGGGGTGCGCTCGGCGCCGCCGAAGATTGCTACTTCCGCGCTCGTCAATACGTGATGGACCGCCAGCAGTTCGGCCGCCCCCTGGCCGCCAACCAGCTGATCCAGAAGAAGCTGGCCGACATGCTGACCGAAATCAGCCTCGGCCTGCAAGGCTGCCTGCGCCTGGGTCGCATGAAAGACGAAGGCACCGCCGCCGTCGAGATCACCAGCATCTTGAAGCGCAACAGCTGCGGCAAATCGCTGGACATCGCCCGCATGGCGCGCGACATGATGGGCGGCAACGGGATCAGCGACGAGTTCGGCGTGGCCCGCCATTTGGTGAACCTGGAAGTGGTCAACACCTACGAAGGCACGCACGATGTGCACGCGCTCATTCTCGGGCGCGCGATCACCGGGATTGCGGCGTTTTCGAACTGA